From one Allorhizobium ampelinum S4 genomic stretch:
- a CDS encoding ABC transporter permease, with amino-acid sequence MNRRITLTLGLAVGFFYLPIIVLALFSFNASSLMAFPLSGFTLSWYKDLFSNTTFINGFLTSFLISQPVGILAALIGLCAALALASPRLAFRPVFIFLIVLPFLVPKTVLSIAQAMLMNWIGLGRGAAALIAAQTLIAIPFATTIIAATVIRLDKRLEDAARDLGATPWQSFRRIVLPQLKGAIGAAYSIGVILSLADLTISMFLAGRTQPLSLIIASQFRRELKPDLNAMQVVVLLLTAVIVIVSELYRRNRHKHSISGPSDHA; translated from the coding sequence ATGAACCGGCGGATCACCCTGACTCTTGGCCTCGCTGTCGGCTTCTTCTATCTGCCGATCATCGTATTGGCGCTGTTTTCCTTCAATGCCTCCAGCCTGATGGCCTTTCCCTTAAGCGGCTTCACGCTGTCCTGGTACAAAGACCTGTTCAGCAATACGACCTTTATCAACGGCTTCCTGACCAGTTTCCTGATCTCCCAGCCGGTCGGCATCCTGGCGGCCTTGATCGGACTTTGCGCGGCCCTGGCACTTGCCTCGCCCAGGCTGGCCTTTCGCCCGGTCTTTATCTTTCTGATTGTCCTGCCATTTCTGGTGCCGAAAACGGTGCTGTCAATTGCCCAGGCCATGCTGATGAACTGGATAGGACTGGGGCGCGGAGCAGCCGCTCTTATCGCTGCGCAAACCTTGATCGCCATCCCGTTTGCCACCACCATCATTGCCGCCACCGTCATCCGCCTCGACAAACGGCTGGAAGATGCCGCCCGCGATCTGGGGGCCACACCTTGGCAAAGCTTTCGCCGGATCGTGCTGCCGCAGTTGAAGGGCGCCATCGGTGCTGCCTATTCCATTGGCGTTATTCTATCGCTGGCCGATCTGACCATCTCGATGTTTCTCGCCGGTCGCACCCAGCCGCTCTCGTTGATTATCGCCTCGCAATTCCGGCGCGAGCTGAAGCCCGACCTCAATGCCATGCAGGTCGTGGTGCTTTTGCTGACAGCCGTGATCGTCATTGTCAGCGAGCTTTATCGCCGCAACCGGCACAAACACAGTATTTCAGGACCCTCAGACCATGCTTGA
- a CDS encoding amidohydrolase family protein gives MTQAITMPDNPGADCIIEAGIVLTGLDAGSGLTGLGADGKMTMRHDVGIRVEKGMIAQIGPMEAVGYGNDHLPRFGSRRMIAMPGLVNAHHHFGVTPLMQGVPFAPLELWLPQFRAMRRIDQRLDTLYSAIEMLESGTTTVQHIHSGFSGTPDSWMQTAEATISAYGEIGMRLGYCFMIRDRNILSYEPDADILSRLPAKLRDWIAPQLAAADIPVPRLMEFYTDLRARFMKGSPQHIRMNLAPANLHWCSDNALQTIFETAKAAGGNVHMHLLETERQAEFARRTYGRSAVQHLQKLQCLDANVTLGHGNWMSGEDLDIIASCGCTICHNASSGLRLGSGIAPVNEMRRRGIPVALGIDQSNIADDRDMTLEMKLVWALHRETGLWNDRPDAGAVLQMASEHGAASAGFGGFTGRLEPGWQADIVLMDKDRIARPAINSRTPPVEALLHRGGRHAIEQVFVGGRLVVDGGRVTTVDRDAVMAEIEAILSRPETDAERYAWQAVETLLPHLESSLQQLGLGAGYRRYRYNSMSDQ, from the coding sequence ATGACGCAGGCCATTACGATGCCGGACAATCCCGGCGCAGATTGCATCATCGAGGCCGGCATCGTGCTGACCGGCCTTGATGCCGGCAGCGGGCTGACCGGCCTTGGCGCGGATGGCAAAATGACCATGCGCCACGATGTCGGCATCCGCGTCGAGAAGGGCATGATTGCACAGATCGGTCCGATGGAAGCGGTCGGCTATGGCAACGACCACCTGCCACGCTTTGGCTCGCGCCGGATGATCGCCATGCCGGGCCTGGTCAACGCGCATCACCATTTCGGTGTGACACCACTGATGCAAGGCGTGCCTTTCGCGCCGCTGGAACTGTGGCTGCCGCAATTTCGCGCCATGCGCCGGATCGACCAGCGGCTGGATACGCTTTATTCGGCCATCGAAATGCTGGAAAGCGGCACGACGACCGTGCAACACATCCATAGCGGCTTTTCCGGCACGCCGGACAGCTGGATGCAGACGGCAGAAGCAACAATCTCGGCCTATGGCGAAATCGGCATGCGGCTCGGCTATTGCTTCATGATCCGCGACCGCAATATTCTGTCCTACGAGCCGGATGCGGATATCTTAAGCCGCCTGCCCGCCAAACTGCGCGACTGGATTGCGCCGCAACTGGCCGCTGCCGATATTCCGGTTCCCCGGCTGATGGAATTCTATACCGATCTGCGCGCCCGTTTCATGAAGGGTAGCCCACAGCATATCCGCATGAATCTTGCGCCCGCCAATCTGCACTGGTGCAGCGATAATGCCTTGCAGACGATTTTCGAGACGGCCAAGGCGGCAGGTGGAAATGTCCACATGCATCTACTCGAAACCGAACGGCAGGCGGAATTTGCCCGGCGCACCTATGGCCGCAGCGCGGTTCAGCATCTGCAAAAACTGCAATGCCTTGACGCCAATGTAACGCTTGGCCACGGCAACTGGATGAGCGGCGAGGATCTCGACATTATCGCCTCCTGCGGCTGCACAATCTGCCACAATGCCTCTTCCGGCCTCAGGCTCGGCAGCGGTATTGCGCCCGTCAACGAGATGCGACGGCGCGGCATTCCGGTTGCCCTCGGCATAGACCAGTCGAATATTGCCGACGACCGCGACATGACACTGGAAATGAAACTGGTCTGGGCGCTGCACCGGGAAACCGGCCTTTGGAACGACAGACCGGATGCGGGCGCGGTGCTGCAAATGGCCAGCGAACATGGCGCGGCCTCCGCCGGATTTGGTGGATTTACGGGACGTCTGGAGCCCGGCTGGCAGGCCGATATCGTGTTGATGGACAAGGACCGCATTGCCCGCCCGGCTATCAATTCACGAACGCCACCCGTGGAAGCGCTGCTGCATCGCGGTGGGCGTCACGCCATAGAACAGGTCTTCGTCGGTGGGCGGCTGGTCGTCGATGGCGGTCGCGTGACAACCGTGGACCGCGATGCTGTCATGGCGGAAATCGAGGCTATTCTATCACGCCCGGAAACGGATGCGGAACGGTATGCTTGGCAGGCGGTAGAAACCCTGCTGCCGCATCTCGAATCCAGCCTGCAACAGTTGGGCCTTGGGGCTGGTTATCGTCGTTACCGCTACAATTCAATGTCGGATCAGTAA
- a CDS encoding ABC transporter ATP-binding protein produces the protein MTQAWDTTATDKNVGTGLPMLLSARGLVKSYGRNRAVDGVDLDIPERAFTTFLGPSGCGKTTILRMIGGFETPDAGSLVLDGRSLTGVPPERRPVNTVFQNYALFPHLTVFENVAFSLTLRRGAQDPAPRVKRALDAVHMGEFTSRYPHQLSGGQQQRVAVARAIIAEPHLLLLDEPLSALDRKMRGHLQIELKDLQRRLGIAFVYVTHDQEEAFALSDIVVVMNKGRIAQKADPVTLYARPADTFVADFIGSASLVEGEVLALDTETATIGTPLGTITAPAIHGLAKGERAALVIRPEHLRLGNADGHGLVLSAKVRHVVFKGDRYLIEADISGVTVRLMADRPAEPGSTIAMALDTASCFITRLAS, from the coding sequence ATGACGCAGGCATGGGATACGACAGCAACGGACAAAAATGTCGGAACCGGTTTGCCGATGCTCTTGTCCGCAAGGGGCCTCGTCAAGTCCTATGGCCGCAACCGTGCGGTCGATGGCGTGGATCTGGACATTCCAGAACGCGCCTTCACCACCTTTCTCGGACCTTCGGGCTGCGGCAAAACGACGATCCTGCGGATGATCGGCGGGTTTGAAACTCCCGATGCCGGGTCGCTGGTGCTCGACGGGCGCTCGCTCACCGGCGTGCCACCGGAGCGGCGACCGGTGAACACGGTGTTCCAGAATTACGCCCTGTTTCCGCATCTGACCGTGTTCGAGAATGTCGCTTTTTCGCTCACCCTGCGCCGTGGTGCGCAGGACCCGGCACCGCGTGTGAAGCGGGCGTTGGACGCCGTTCACATGGGCGAATTCACCAGCCGCTATCCGCATCAGCTATCCGGTGGCCAGCAGCAGAGGGTGGCAGTGGCCCGCGCCATCATCGCCGAGCCGCATCTGCTGCTGCTCGATGAGCCGCTTTCGGCACTGGATCGCAAGATGCGCGGGCATCTGCAGATCGAGCTGAAAGACCTGCAACGCCGCCTCGGCATTGCTTTCGTCTATGTCACCCATGACCAGGAAGAAGCCTTTGCGCTGTCGGATATCGTCGTGGTGATGAACAAGGGCCGCATCGCCCAGAAAGCCGACCCGGTCACGCTTTATGCACGACCCGCCGACACGTTCGTGGCAGATTTCATCGGCTCGGCCAGCCTGGTGGAGGGTGAGGTTCTGGCGCTAGACACGGAGACGGCAACCATCGGGACGCCGCTTGGAACCATCACCGCTCCCGCCATCCATGGTCTTGCGAAAGGCGAACGCGCCGCCCTGGTGATCCGGCCTGAGCATTTACGGCTTGGCAACGCGGACGGTCACGGCCTTGTTCTTTCCGCCAAGGTTCGGCATGTCGTCTTCAAGGGCGACCGCTACCTGATCGAAGCAGATATTTCCGGCGTAACGGTACGGCTGATGGCCGACCGGCCAGCGGAACCAGGATCGACAATCGCGATGGCGCTCGACACTGCTTCATGCTTCATCACGAGGCTTGCATCATGA
- a CDS encoding creatininase family protein, translated as MTRSFYWVDHSTQTFAERDLSKTVVVLPIAAVEQHGPHLPVDVDAAINAEIIRRTVARLQPDTDVLFLPPMMVGKSDEHIAFPGTLAISGETLRHVWLDLARSVKRAGAAKLILFNSHGGQMALMDIVCRDIRIELGMLAVSCSWFRIAPVEDLFSRAEIDHGIHGGDIETSMMLAIAPERVAMDKAENFVPLTVAIEKSGSMLTAEGAVGFGWQAQDLHPAGVCGNASNATAQKGQIVLDRAADGLVSLIAATQAFDLSQLTSQTRFSNLCRARRIP; from the coding sequence ATGACTAGGTCTTTCTACTGGGTGGATCATTCAACCCAAACCTTTGCCGAGCGTGATCTCTCAAAAACGGTGGTGGTGCTTCCTATCGCCGCTGTCGAGCAGCACGGCCCGCATCTGCCCGTCGATGTCGATGCGGCCATCAACGCGGAGATCATCCGGCGCACGGTGGCGCGCTTGCAGCCGGACACCGACGTCCTGTTCCTGCCGCCCATGATGGTCGGGAAATCCGACGAGCACATCGCCTTCCCCGGCACGCTGGCGATCTCCGGCGAGACCCTGCGCCATGTGTGGCTGGATCTGGCCCGCAGCGTCAAGCGCGCGGGTGCGGCGAAATTGATCCTGTTCAATTCCCATGGCGGCCAGATGGCGCTGATGGACATCGTTTGCAGGGATATCCGCATCGAACTTGGCATGTTGGCGGTTTCCTGTTCCTGGTTTCGCATCGCGCCGGTGGAGGATCTGTTTTCGCGCGCGGAAATCGACCACGGCATCCATGGCGGCGACATCGAAACCAGCATGATGCTGGCAATCGCGCCTGAGCGGGTGGCCATGGACAAAGCCGAGAATTTCGTCCCCCTGACGGTGGCAATTGAGAAATCCGGCAGCATGCTGACAGCAGAAGGTGCCGTGGGTTTCGGCTGGCAGGCGCAGGATCTTCATCCAGCAGGCGTCTGCGGCAATGCCAGCAATGCAACCGCGCAGAAGGGCCAGATCGTGCTTGATCGCGCCGCCGATGGACTTGTCAGCCTGATTGCCGCGACACAGGCCTTCGACCTTTCGCAACTGACATCGCAGACGCGCTTTTCGAACCTGTGCCGAGCGAGGAGAATACCATGA
- a CDS encoding SidA/IucD/PvdA family monooxygenase yields the protein MLDPLPDAVAALARLKDAARADLAALAYPAAPWLAPLSISAPSVCDVAIVGGGQSAITIAAALKWDGVQQIRLFDSAPAGSEGPWTTFARMEELRTPKTAVGNEFNVANLSVRRWFETRYGIEAWQTLGRIPRTDWKAYLDWYAEVFDIAITNETRVTDVSPEGDLMAVTTLRQGHVERHLARAVVLATGFDGAGAWRVPRFISDALPSQRYDHTNGQVDFKRLKGKRIGILGHGASAFDNAVTALNSGAASVDLCFRRKQLPRTNPHRALEAPPLLSGFGALSDQTRWQIARFFRSTDQPPPVRAFETAMALPGFTLRPATPWLEVCEKDGAVSVKTPDGVLVFDHLLLATGMDVDLSARPELKTLAPRIAVWGEHFTPSAGEEDARLSQLPYLDPYYAFLPKVPEDGWVSRVFAFNSASFVSHGPHSTSISGHRYALPRVVRGIERRLLLDQENAILPGLEAYSSQDLPVSDDFEAVIAARNAARMMEKAS from the coding sequence ATGCTTGATCCTCTCCCCGATGCCGTGGCCGCACTTGCTCGTTTAAAGGACGCGGCAAGGGCCGATCTTGCCGCCCTCGCCTATCCGGCGGCTCCCTGGCTTGCGCCACTGTCCATCTCCGCACCATCCGTCTGCGATGTCGCCATCGTTGGCGGGGGACAGTCGGCGATCACCATAGCGGCGGCGCTGAAATGGGATGGGGTCCAGCAGATCCGCCTGTTCGACAGCGCCCCGGCCGGCTCGGAAGGGCCGTGGACCACCTTTGCCCGCATGGAAGAATTGCGCACCCCTAAAACGGCGGTCGGCAACGAATTCAACGTCGCCAATCTCTCGGTGCGTCGCTGGTTCGAAACCCGCTATGGCATTGAGGCCTGGCAGACGCTGGGCCGCATCCCCCGCACCGACTGGAAGGCCTATCTGGACTGGTATGCCGAGGTTTTCGACATTGCCATCACCAATGAGACCCGCGTGACGGACGTCTCGCCGGAAGGCGACCTGATGGCCGTCACCACTCTGCGGCAGGGCCATGTCGAGCGCCATCTGGCGCGGGCCGTGGTTCTGGCCACCGGCTTTGACGGTGCCGGTGCCTGGCGGGTGCCGCGTTTCATTTCCGACGCTTTGCCATCGCAGCGCTATGACCATACCAATGGACAGGTGGATTTTAAGCGTTTGAAGGGCAAGCGGATCGGCATTCTCGGTCACGGTGCCTCGGCCTTCGACAATGCCGTCACCGCGCTGAACAGCGGTGCTGCCTCGGTCGATCTCTGCTTTCGCCGGAAACAACTGCCCCGCACCAATCCGCACCGTGCACTGGAAGCACCACCGCTTCTCAGTGGTTTCGGGGCGCTGTCCGACCAAACCCGCTGGCAAATCGCCCGGTTTTTCCGCAGCACCGACCAGCCGCCACCGGTGCGCGCCTTTGAGACAGCAATGGCCCTGCCAGGCTTTACCCTGCGCCCCGCAACGCCTTGGCTGGAAGTGTGTGAAAAGGACGGCGCAGTCTCGGTGAAAACGCCCGATGGCGTGCTGGTCTTCGATCATCTGTTGCTGGCAACAGGCATGGATGTCGATCTCTCAGCGCGCCCGGAATTGAAAACCCTGGCCCCGAGGATCGCGGTTTGGGGTGAGCATTTCACGCCTTCAGCCGGAGAGGAAGACGCCCGGCTGTCGCAATTGCCCTATCTCGACCCCTATTACGCATTCCTGCCGAAGGTGCCGGAAGACGGCTGGGTCAGCCGGGTCTTTGCCTTCAACAGCGCGAGTTTCGTCAGCCATGGCCCGCATTCCACCTCAATCAGCGGCCATCGCTATGCCCTGCCAAGGGTGGTGCGCGGCATTGAGCGCCGGCTGCTGCTGGATCAGGAAAACGCAATCCTGCCGGGGCTGGAGGCTTATAGCTCGCAGGACCTGCCGGTCAGTGATGATTTCGAAGCTGTTATTGCTGCCCGAAATGCAGCACGGATGATGGAAAAAGCATCATGA
- a CDS encoding questin oxidase family protein, whose product MMEPTKAAEVEALLAEMPAWGSEFTGTFANHAPMVLYALAEIGGTPAQMRRFFDHYKGIKKLLPFGQPSTPLDATTWRSVLGQREREPDLRLFFSAEVSRIGIEAALKHYLPDLAPGVAASAFHALMRTAYGVLRQNQGDIAIALAYWAATYLALPPATGASPVTDDPAEVLRRVTLIAPMHTLTLHDLLWQNMRDAAALPDFVPVVDWLEIGPDTMEKMAAVAIRLFAATQHFAALHVVTGLHWIRLLTPTCDRQTRDTMLRVFWQAIAALMRELDFPTLPPEEEISRWRALAAPDWPVIFAAAASSYDEHDISLAYSAAQEMTIYADPLYRVAAARRLGLIGDYRI is encoded by the coding sequence ATGATGGAGCCAACCAAAGCGGCGGAGGTCGAAGCACTGCTCGCCGAAATGCCCGCCTGGGGATCCGAATTTACCGGCACCTTCGCCAACCACGCGCCCATGGTGCTCTACGCCCTGGCCGAAATTGGCGGCACACCTGCCCAGATGCGCCGCTTTTTCGATCATTATAAGGGTATAAAAAAACTGCTGCCTTTCGGCCAGCCATCCACGCCGCTCGATGCAACAACATGGCGCTCCGTTCTCGGCCAACGGGAACGGGAGCCGGATCTGCGGCTGTTTTTTTCCGCTGAAGTCTCCCGGATTGGAATAGAGGCAGCGCTCAAGCACTATCTGCCGGATCTGGCACCGGGCGTGGCGGCAAGCGCCTTTCACGCCCTGATGCGCACGGCCTATGGCGTGTTGCGCCAAAACCAAGGCGATATCGCCATTGCGCTTGCCTATTGGGCGGCGACCTATCTGGCGCTGCCGCCTGCGACCGGCGCAAGCCCTGTTACAGACGATCCTGCCGAAGTGCTGCGCCGGGTCACGCTGATCGCCCCCATGCACACGCTGACGCTTCATGATCTTCTGTGGCAGAACATGCGTGACGCCGCCGCCCTGCCGGATTTTGTTCCTGTTGTAGACTGGCTGGAAATTGGCCCCGATACGATGGAAAAGATGGCCGCTGTTGCCATCCGCTTATTTGCGGCCACCCAGCATTTTGCCGCTTTGCATGTGGTCACGGGCCTGCATTGGATACGCCTGCTCACCCCCACTTGCGACCGACAAACCCGCGACACAATGCTGCGCGTGTTCTGGCAAGCGATTGCGGCGCTGATGCGGGAACTGGACTTTCCAACCCTACCGCCAGAGGAGGAGATCTCGCGCTGGCGCGCGCTGGCTGCCCCGGATTGGCCGGTGATTTTTGCAGCAGCTGCTTCGAGCTATGACGAACATGATATCAGCCTTGCCTATTCGGCAGCCCAGGAAATGACGATCTATGCAGACCCGCTCTATCGCGTTGCCGCGGCGCGGCGTCTCGGCCTGATTGGAGACTATCGGATATGA
- a CDS encoding ABC transporter permease — protein sequence MTLVLSRAHLALPVSMLLVLGCLLPLLLLLAFSLFTVDLDAFVMVPDLSLHSWGQMMSNPVFALLIGKVVLSGLATAFLAAILGYPIALSIARLPTAWKGIAQIVLLTPLYTGEIVRIYAWRVVLGSEGLVNAVLKGLGLVDQPVKFLLFSPFTTHLVLLYNCLPFMVLPIWISAELIDRRLIEAARDLGARPFDAFTRVIFPLTVPGLAVGLLAVFALAAGDMLTPSMLGGTSGATPMAMIDNLFGTAFDWPLASALALSLLIALFATASAMAWLLLRLKGARAVLQGGLK from the coding sequence ATGACGCTCGTTCTCAGCCGCGCGCATCTGGCGCTTCCCGTCTCAATGCTGCTGGTTCTGGGCTGTCTCTTGCCGCTTCTACTGTTGTTGGCCTTCAGTCTCTTCACAGTGGATCTGGATGCTTTCGTCATGGTGCCGGATCTCTCCCTGCACAGCTGGGGCCAGATGATGTCCAATCCGGTCTTTGCCCTGTTGATCGGCAAGGTGGTCCTGTCCGGGCTGGCAACGGCATTTCTGGCCGCGATTCTCGGCTATCCCATCGCTCTTTCCATTGCCCGCCTACCAACCGCCTGGAAGGGCATTGCCCAGATCGTATTGCTGACGCCGCTTTATACCGGCGAAATCGTCCGCATCTATGCCTGGCGGGTGGTTCTCGGCTCCGAAGGGCTGGTCAATGCGGTGCTGAAGGGGCTTGGCCTGGTCGATCAGCCGGTCAAGTTCCTGCTGTTTTCGCCCTTCACCACCCATCTCGTCCTTCTCTACAATTGCCTGCCCTTTATGGTGTTACCGATCTGGATTTCGGCGGAATTGATCGATCGGCGGTTGATCGAAGCGGCCCGCGACCTCGGTGCCCGCCCGTTCGATGCCTTCACAAGGGTGATCTTTCCGCTGACGGTGCCGGGCCTTGCTGTCGGCCTGCTGGCGGTCTTTGCGCTCGCCGCCGGTGACATGCTGACACCAAGCATGCTGGGCGGCACCTCCGGCGCAACCCCGATGGCGATGATCGACAACCTGTTCGGCACCGCCTTCGACTGGCCGCTTGCCTCTGCCTTGGCGTTGAGCCTGTTGATCGCGCTGTTTGCAACGGCAAGCGCTATGGCCTGGCTCCTGCTGCGGCTGAAAGGCGCGCGGGCCGTCCTGCAGGGGGGCTTGAAATGA